One window from the genome of Cucumis melo cultivar AY chromosome 10, USDA_Cmelo_AY_1.0, whole genome shotgun sequence encodes:
- the LOC103489255 gene encoding transcription factor HHO2: MDFVDNFLDIRVGLDLSNYADALDRERQKIQVFHRELPLCLELVTRAIDSCRQQLSGVSTESSEHTSSDRPVLEEFIPINKPCVNSHFEIEEDEQSKPGKIELGRSDWLKSAQLWNQSPDPPITEDVAKETTSSVVEVKKNGGGGAFQPFEKTTPLKTETAVVVGKTAGSSPIPEATTSSTAETASKCGGGTTKREDKESQSQRKQRRCWSSELHRRFVHALQQLGGPHVATPKQIRELMKVDGLTNDEVKSHLQKYRLHARRPTNSAMQDSGSSSAPQQFVVVGSIWVPPPPPPKYTVATTAKGRNGIYAPVATAVGRQTTAEEGKASHSGGMVHSNSPATSSCTHTTTNSPSAV, from the exons ATGGATTTCGTCGATAATTTTCTGGATATTCGAGTCGGATTGGATTTGAGTAACTATGCTGATGCTTTGGATCGAGAACGACAAAAAATTCAAGTCTTCCACCGAGAACTTCCCCTCTGTTTGGAGCTCGTCACTAGAG CTATTGATTCTTGCCGGCAGCAGTTGTCTGGGGTGTCGACAGAGAGCTCCGAACATACATCAAGCGATCGCCCTGTTTTGGAGGAGTTTATTCCTATTAACAAACCTTGTGTGAATTCCCATTTTGaaattgaagaagatgaacaatCAAAACCCGGGAAAATTGAATTGGGTCGATCGGATTGGCTCAAATCGGCTCAGCTTTGGAATCAATCGCCAGATCCTCCGATTACAGAG GATGTTGCTAAGGAAACGACGTCGTCGGTTGTTGAGGTCAAAAAAAATGGCGGTGGCGGTGCTTTTCAACCATTTGAAAAAACAACTCCACTGAAAACAGAGACGGCTGTGGTAGTCGGTAAAACGGCCGGTTCTTCTCCAATTCCGGAGGCAACAACGAGTTCGACGGCGGAAACCGCTTCCAAATGTGGCGGAGGAACTACTAAACGAGAAGATAAGGAATCTCAGAGTCAAAGAAAACAGAGGCGGTGCTGGTCGTCAGAGTTACACCGGCGATTCGTTCACGCCCTTCAACAGCTCGGCGGTCCTCACG TTGCTACACCAAAACAAATCAGGGAGTTAATGAAGGTCGATGGACTCACTAACGATGAAGTCAAAAGCCATTTACAG AAGTACCGATTGCACGCAAGGAGACCAACAAATTCAGCAATGCAAGACAGCGGCAGCTCATCGGCGCCGCAGCAATTCGTGGTGGTTGGAAGCATATGGGTTCCACCACCACCTCCACCGAAATACACGGTGGCAACGACAGCAAAAGGGAGAAATGGGATTTATGCTCCGGTGGCGACGGCGGTAGGACGGCAGACGACGGCAGAGGAAGGGAAGGCGAGCCACAGCGGAGGAATGGTTCATTCAAATTCGCCGGCGACGTCTTCCTGCACCCATACCACTACAAATTCGCCCTCCGCGGTGTAG